The region ATGCAAAAACGCGTGCTTTGCAGTTTCCTCAGCCATTCTGTGATAAAAAGAATTCATCTCATCCGGCACAATCATACCAAACGTCTTCACTTTTTTAAACTCGGTGAAATCAACGCCGGATTCCATCCGAAACTGCATCTCTTTCGCAGTGCGCAGGATATGCTCTTTCGTATCCTCTGCAATTCTGGACGGACGGTCATTCAACACAAGAGAAACCGTACTTGGCGATACCCCTGCCGCCTTCGCAATATCCTTTACCTTTACTTTCACTTTGCCCTCTCCCCGATGGTAAATATTGATAAATTATTTATCAAAATTATACACCAGATTTCGCGAAGCGTCAACGGCATAATATGCTGATAATTCCTGCATCAGAGATATCACGTCACTGTAAAGCTGTCCCCATATTGTTTCGCCGTATCCAGCATCCTGGCTTTTGCCTCCTCAAGCTGTCTGCAATATTCTGTTTCGTGAATCAGATTATGCAGTTCAAACGGATCTGTTTTCAAATTATAAAATTCATCAAAATCGTTCTCATGGGCAATATACTTATAGTTGCCCCATCTAAGCATTCTGTGCTGAAATTCCCTTTTATAACAGCCAAAGGTTTCACATATCAAATGTTCACGCGACTGTCCGCCGAGCAAATTGACACCATCCATCGCGTATTCCGGCTTAACGTCTGCCGCGGCCAGGATAGTAGCCGGCAAATCCAGATTCGACGCAAAATCTCCGCATATCTCTTTGCAGGGGATAGATTATCCCACCGCATTACCAACGGTATTTTCATGGTTTCCTCAACCATAAGCGTCTCTTTATTAAATAAACCTCCATGCGCGCTTACAATATCACCATGATCCGCTGTCAGGATAATCAGAGTATTTTCAGACAGAGACAGGTCCTCCAGCTTTTTAACCACACGTCCCAGGGCATCATCCACCATCATTGCATGTTCATAGCTTCTGGCCAGCACCTGGTTCATCTGCGTCCAGTCCATTCCATCCATACAGTGCCAAAACTGTTTAGAGTAGGCGTAATTGGACGGTTTATTTTCATACTTTTCTGAAAAGCTTGGATGTTCGGCCAGTTTTCCGGCGTCTACTCTGCCATAAAATGGGTCCGCCACATCATAGGGGTGGTGGGGTCCCCATACATCCACAGGACGTTATAACCGGGTTTGAGCTGGGCGTTCCTCATATGGTCATCCTTCATATGCATAAACGTTGCTTCCGCATCGGTTTTGGAGTAGCTGTTGCGATTCCCAAAACGGGTATGGTGCAGGTCATAGAGCAGCTGACGGTCAAGAAACCTCCGGAACAGCTCGTAATAACGTTGTTGGATTGTTTTTCGTTTTCCACGTCCATGTACGAATGCAATCCCATGCTCTGTGGCAGTCTTTTCTAAAAAGTCGACAATCTCCTGCAAATCGGATGCCCGGCTTTCTCTTGTTACCGTAAAGGACTTGATATACTCCTGGTTTACCAGTTCTACCGCCGCTACGATTTTATCAAACATGGTTTCTTCCCACCGGCCAACCGATTTTTTCCAGACAAAGGTATATTTGTTGGCAAAAACTTCCAGCTTTGTGCCATCAATAAATACCATTTCTTTTGACAATTCTCCCATGACTGCCAGCCGGCGGACCATTTGGAAAAACAGGTCCTCACAGGCCGCAGCCAAAAATCCAGTACGAAACCGCGCAATGGTACTGTGATCGGTGGCCTTCTGACCGGCCAGCAGCCACATAAAGTTGTTATCTCTGCGGCAGGCCGCTTCAATCTTTCTGGAAGA is a window of Enterocloster clostridioformis DNA encoding:
- a CDS encoding sulfatase-like hydrolase/transferase; the protein is MDVWGPHHPYDVADPFYGRVDAGKLAEHPSFSEKYENKPSNYAYSKQFWHCMDGMDWTQMNQVLARSYEHAMMVDDALGRVVKKLEDLSLSENTLIILTADHGDIVSAHGGLFNKETLMVEETMKIPLVMRWDNLSPAKRYAEILRRIWICRLLSWPRQTLSRNTRWMVSICSADSRVNI